The Fundidesulfovibrio terrae genomic sequence CACCTCCATGATCGCTTGTGGGCGAAAGGAACGGCCGTGTCAACGAGCCGGCCGCGCATGCCGGGAAAACCCGCTGTTCATTGACAAAAAACCGTTCGCAAGCCTATAATCCCCTGCCGCGGCGCTTTTCGCGCCGCTTTTCGCCGAGTTTTCGACCACGTCATCAATTCGCCACGCCCCGTCAAGGAGGAGAGCGTCATGCCCCTGGTATCGCCCAAAGAGATGTTCGAGAAAGCCTACGCCGGAGGCTACGCCGTCGGCGCCTTCAACGTGAACAACATGGAGATCGTCCAGGGCATCATCGCCGCGGGCAACCAGGAACGCGCCCCGCTCATCCTCCAGGTCTCGGCCGGCGCGCGCAAGTACGCGGGTGAGAACTACATCATCAAGCTCATGGAAGCGGCCATGCAGGACACCGACCTGCCGGTGGTGCTCCACCTGGACCACGGCCAGAACTTCGAGATCTGCGAAATGGTCATCAAGGCCGGGTTCACCTCGGTGATGATCGACGGCTCGCACCTGCCTTTCGACGAGAACATCGCCCTGACCAAGAAGGTCGTGGAGTGCGCCCACGCCCAGGGCGTCTTCGTGGAAGCCGAACTGGGCCGCCTGGCGGGCGTGGAGGACGAGGTCAGCTCCGAGCACAGCGTGTACACCGATCCCGACCAGGCCGTGGAGTTCGTTGCACGCACCGGCTGCGACTCCCTGGCCATCGCCATCGGCACCAGCCACGGGGCCTACAAGTTCAAGGGCGAGGCCAAGCTCGACTTCGACCGCCTGGAGAAGATCGGCAAGCTCATGCCCGGCTATCCCCTGGTGCTGCACGGCTCCTCCTCGGTTCCCCAGGAGTTCGTGGCCATGGCCAACACCTACGGCGGGGCCGTGGGCAGCGCCAAGGGCGTGCCCGAGGAGATGCTCAGGCGCGCCGCCTCCATGGCCGTGTGCAAGATCAACATCGACACGGACATCCGCCTGGCCATGACCGCGGTCATCCGCAAATATTTCGCCGAGCATCCGGAACACTTCGATCCCCGGCAGTACCTCGGACCCGCCCGCGACGCCGTGCGGGACATGGTGGCCCACAAGATCAAGAACGTGCTGGGCTGCTCCGGCAAGGCGTAAAACCAAGGACTCATCACCGGGCGTCCCCGAATCCGGGACGCCCGAGTTTTTCCCGGAACTTTCAAGACGCGTAGAGCTACCCGCAAGGAGGCACATCCATGGCGACCAGGATTGGCATTAACGGTTTCGGCCGCATCGGCCGTTATCTGACCCGGCTTCTGGCGGACGACAAGAATTACGATCTCGTGGTCATCAACGCTCGCGCCAGCAACGAAGAGCTGGCCCGCCTGCTCAAGTACGATTCCGTCCACCGCACTTTCCAGGCCAAGGTGGGCACCTGGGCCGAGGGCATCACGGTCAACGGCAAGGAGATCCTGGTCAACCGTCACGGCGCCTGCGAATGGAAGTGGGGCGAGCACGGCATCGACCTGGTGGTGGACACCACCGGCAAGTTCTGCGACCGCGAGAAGGCCAGCCACCACATGGCCTGCGGCGCCAAGAAGGTCATCATCTCCGCTCCGGCCAAGGAGCCCGACTGCACCATCGTCATGGGCGTCAACGAGCACGAATACGACCCGGCCAAGCACCACATCATCTCCTCGGCCTCCTGCACCACCAACTGCCTGGCTCCGGTGGCCAAAGCCCTGAACGACGCCTTCGGCATCAAGCACGGCATCATGACCACCATCCACTCCTACACCATGAGCCAGCGCATCCTGGACGGCTCCCACAAGGATCCCCGCAGGGCCCGCGCCGCCTGCCTCTCGCTCATCCCCACCACCACCGGGGCCGCCCGGGCCGCCACCATCGTGCTGCCCGAGCTCAAGGGCAAGCTTGACGGCTACGCTATCCGCGTCCCCACCCCCGACGGCTCCATCGTGGACCTGACCTGCGAGCTGGCCAAGGACGTCACCAAGGAAGAGGTCAACGCCCTGCTCAAGTCCAAGTCCAACGAGAATATGGGCTACACCGAGGAGCCCCTGGTCTCCGTGGACTACCTGGGCGACACCCACGGCGGCGTGGTGGACGGCCTGCTGACCTCCGTTCTGGACAAGAATATGGTCAAGGTGGTCATCTGGTACGACAACGAGGCCGGGTTCACCCACCAGCTGGTGCGCCTGATGAACCTCGTTTCGTCGAAATAGACGCTTCAATCGACGACGCGCCATATTCGAGGCCGGGGGTTCAGGCTCCCGGCCTCGTTGCATCGCGGCTGGGGCGGCTGCATGCGCGTAGCGCCGGGCAGGTGTGCGTTGCGAGGAAGGATGCCGGAAAAGTGAAGAAGAGGCTGGCGGAACTCGAGCCGAATCTGCTACCCTTCATGTTCCCGCTACGGCAATCGGCGCGCCCGGGTCAGGACTCGGGCCGTACAAGGAGCCATGACCCATGGACGAGCTCGCGATTCAGCGTCTCAGGCGTGTTCTGGGGGATACATGCCTGCTGGTGGTGGACGACACGCCCATCATTCGCGGCATCATAAGCGGCATCCTCGAGCCTCTGGGCCTGCAGAAGATCCTTCAGGCCAGCAATGGCGAGGAAGCCTGGGAGCTGCTCAAGGCCGGAAACGTGGACATCGTCGTGGCCGACTGGCTCATGCCCGGGATCAACGGGCTGGACCTGCTCAAACGGATGCGCCAGGACCCCGGTTACGCCCAGACCCCCTTCATCATGATCACCGGCGTGCCCGACAAACAAGTGGTCATGGAGGCCATGAAGCTCGACGTCACGGATTTCATGGTCAAGCCCATCGACGGTTCCGTGCTCAAGCAGAAGATCCTCAAATCCCTGAGCCGCAATATCTCCTAGGGCCGGGGCCTCGCCATCCGTTCCCGGAGCCTGTGGCCCTAACCAACGAAAACCCGATGGTCGCGCCGCCGGAAGAGAGCGCCACGTTTTCCGGCGGGCGGCGTAAGCCAGGAGTCCCCGTGTTTTCCGGTGCAGTATCCGCCGCGTCAGGGCTTATGCGGGACGCGGTCAAGGCCAGCGTCGAGCTTTTCAAGGTGATGATTCCCATCATCATCCTGGTGAAGATCCTTCAGGAACTGGGCGTGGTGGACTATCTGGCCGCCCCGCTGGGTCCGGCAATGGAGCTTCTGGGCCTGCCCGCCGCCATGGGCCTGGCCTGGGCCACGGCCATGCTTTCCAACATCTATTCCGGGCTCATCGTGTTCCAGGCCCTAGCGGCCGGGTCAGCGCCCCTGACCCAGGCCCAGGTCACGGTGCTCGGCGTGCTCATGCTCATCGCCCACAACCTCCTGGTGGAGGGGCAGGTCACCAAACGCTGCGGCGTGAGCTTTCTGGGGCAGAACGCCCTGCGGGTCTTCGGCGCCCTGGGGTGCGCTTGGATCCTCCATGCGATCTTCACCGCCGGGGGCTTTTTCACCGGCCCGGCGGTCATGCTCTGGATGCCGCCCAAGCCCGATGCCACCCTGCTGGGCTGGGCCGCCGGAGAGGCCAAGAACCTGGGCTACATCTTCCTGATAATACTCACGCTCATGGGGCTCATGCGCTTTTTGAACGCCGTGGGACTGACCAAGCTCCTGGAGATCATCCTGACCCCGTTTCTGAAGCTCATGGGCATCGGCCCCACCGCGGCCACGGTGACGGTCATCGGCATGACCATGGGACTGACCTACGGCGGCGGGCTCATCATCCACGAGACCCGGGCCGGGCACATCCCGCCGCGCGACGTGTTCGCGGCGGTGTCGCTCATGAGCCTGTCCCACGCCCTCATCGAGGACACCATGCTCCTGGCGCTCATAGGCACCAGCCCATGGGGATCCCTGGCGGGGAGGCTCGCCTTCTCCCTGGTGGTGACGGCGGCGTTGTCGCGGCTTGCCGCCTCGCGGGAGCGGAGAGCGTCAGGCACTGCAGGCTGATTGGCCCTGATCCGCGTGTGGGCCTGGGCCTGACTTGGGGCGCGCTCGCATCCCATCGTAAATTTTCCAGCGGCGGCGAGGCCGCGCCACCTCGCGCTAGGGCTTACCCGTGGCGTTTGCGCCCTCCAGCACCTTCTTCACGAACGCCTCCATATTCCCCCCCGTCTTGAGCACGATGAACCGGTTGGCCACCGCCGCCACGTAGCGCTGGGTCTCGGGGTAGGGCGGCACGCCCGCGAACTTGCGCACGGCCTCCGGTCCGGCGTTGTAGGCTGCCAGGGCCAGGCGCACGTCGCCGAAGGTTCTCAGCTGCTCGCGCAGGTAGCGGCTGCCGGCGTCGATGTTGGCGGTGGGGTCGAAGGGGTCGTCAAGCTTCAAATCCCGGGCCGTGCCGGGCATGATCTGCATGAGTCCCTGCGCCCCCTTGGGCGACACCGCCGCCTGGTCGCCGCCGGATTCGATCTCGATGAGCGCCTGCACCAGGCACGGGTCCAGCCCGTGTTTCGCGCTGGCCTGGCGTATCCAGCCCTTGACCTGGGCGCTGGTGGCCCCCTTGGGCACGCGGAATTCGAATTCCCCGGGCGTGTGCTCGGCCGCGCGGGCGAACACCGGCGGCACGAGAGCCAGGAGCAGGGCGGCCATGGCCGCGAGGACGGTTTTGGGGATCATTGCCCGAACGTCTCAAAGGGCCGGCCCGATGTCCAGAGGGGGGACCTGCGGGCCTGCGGGGAGGCCGGGGTCAGGCTCCGACCCGCGCCCTAGCGCGCGGCGGCATCCAGGCGGGTTATGAATTCGCCCAGGGCGGAGGCCAGGGTCTTGTCCAGGCCGAAGACCAGCCCCATGGACAGGGTATTCCCCTGCTGGGCGAAGCTCTTCACCTGGGCGCGCAGGCTGGCAACGCGCAGCCCCTCCATGGGGATGGCCAGGTTGAACCGGTCGCCCGTCATGACGTTGCAGATCAGCTCCCCGTCGTCCAGGTTGGCCACCACGCGGCAGCCCCCGGCGCTGATGTCGGTGACGTACCCGGACATGCGCAGGTGCTCGTTCTCCAGGCTGGCCGGCAGCTGGCACTTCACCCGGGGGTGCTTGCGGCGCATGAGGATTTCGATCTTCTTGGGGTAGGCGAAGAAGACC encodes the following:
- the gap gene encoding type I glyceraldehyde-3-phosphate dehydrogenase; this encodes MATRIGINGFGRIGRYLTRLLADDKNYDLVVINARASNEELARLLKYDSVHRTFQAKVGTWAEGITVNGKEILVNRHGACEWKWGEHGIDLVVDTTGKFCDREKASHHMACGAKKVIISAPAKEPDCTIVMGVNEHEYDPAKHHIISSASCTTNCLAPVAKALNDAFGIKHGIMTTIHSYTMSQRILDGSHKDPRRARAACLSLIPTTTGAARAATIVLPELKGKLDGYAIRVPTPDGSIVDLTCELAKDVTKEEVNALLKSKSNENMGYTEEPLVSVDYLGDTHGGVVDGLLTSVLDKNMVKVVIWYDNEAGFTHQLVRLMNLVSSK
- a CDS encoding lytic transglycosylase domain-containing protein, producing the protein MIPKTVLAAMAALLLALVPPVFARAAEHTPGEFEFRVPKGATSAQVKGWIRQASAKHGLDPCLVQALIEIESGGDQAAVSPKGAQGLMQIMPGTARDLKLDDPFDPTANIDAGSRYLREQLRTFGDVRLALAAYNAGPEAVRKFAGVPPYPETQRYVAAVANRFIVLKTGGNMEAFVKKVLEGANATGKP
- the fba gene encoding class II fructose-1,6-bisphosphate aldolase; this encodes MPLVSPKEMFEKAYAGGYAVGAFNVNNMEIVQGIIAAGNQERAPLILQVSAGARKYAGENYIIKLMEAAMQDTDLPVVLHLDHGQNFEICEMVIKAGFTSVMIDGSHLPFDENIALTKKVVECAHAQGVFVEAELGRLAGVEDEVSSEHSVYTDPDQAVEFVARTGCDSLAIAIGTSHGAYKFKGEAKLDFDRLEKIGKLMPGYPLVLHGSSSVPQEFVAMANTYGGAVGSAKGVPEEMLRRAASMAVCKINIDTDIRLAMTAVIRKYFAEHPEHFDPRQYLGPARDAVRDMVAHKIKNVLGCSGKA
- a CDS encoding response regulator; amino-acid sequence: MDELAIQRLRRVLGDTCLLVVDDTPIIRGIISGILEPLGLQKILQASNGEEAWELLKAGNVDIVVADWLMPGINGLDLLKRMRQDPGYAQTPFIMITGVPDKQVVMEAMKLDVTDFMVKPIDGSVLKQKILKSLSRNIS
- a CDS encoding nucleoside recognition domain-containing protein, coding for MFSGAVSAASGLMRDAVKASVELFKVMIPIIILVKILQELGVVDYLAAPLGPAMELLGLPAAMGLAWATAMLSNIYSGLIVFQALAAGSAPLTQAQVTVLGVLMLIAHNLLVEGQVTKRCGVSFLGQNALRVFGALGCAWILHAIFTAGGFFTGPAVMLWMPPKPDATLLGWAAGEAKNLGYIFLIILTLMGLMRFLNAVGLTKLLEIILTPFLKLMGIGPTAATVTVIGMTMGLTYGGGLIIHETRAGHIPPRDVFAAVSLMSLSHALIEDTMLLALIGTSPWGSLAGRLAFSLVVTAALSRLAASRERRASGTAG